The following proteins are co-located in the Triticum aestivum cultivar Chinese Spring chromosome 1A, IWGSC CS RefSeq v2.1, whole genome shotgun sequence genome:
- the LOC123068079 gene encoding protein DEHYDRATION-INDUCED 19, which produces MDSEHWISRLAAAKRFYAAQLGHADRAGMDELDMDGDENAGRPDFACPYCYEDHDVASLVAHLEEDHPFEPHAAPCPVCSEKVSKDMLNHITMQHGYLFKNRRRLRRFAVPGSQSLSLLSRDLREAHLQVLLGGGGHRSSNNNATNISADPLLSSFGLSFPTLDAEETSKLSTPAQSDVPVLKEAAARPWRSSIDSSLTREEREQARVRAAFVQDLLLSTLFRDQ; this is translated from the exons ATGGACTCGGAGCACTGGATCTCGCGCCTGGCCGCCGCCAAGCGGTTCTACGCCGCGCAGCTCGGCCACGCCG ATCGGGCGGGGATGGACGAGCTGGACATGGACGGCGACGAGAACGCGGGCAGGCCCGACTTCGCCTGCCCCTACTGCTACGAGGACCACGACGTCGCCTCCCTCGTCGCCCACCTCGAGGAGGACCACCCCTTCGAGCCCCACGCCGCG CCTTGCCCTGTCTGCTCCGAAAAGGTTTCTAAAGATATGCTTAACCATATCACCATGCAACATGGGTACTTGTTCAAG AATCGCCGCAGGTTGCGCAGATTTGCTGTTCCAGGCAGCCAGTCGCTCTCTCTGCTGAGCCGGGATCTACGTGAAGCCCATTTGCAGGTGCTTCTGGGAGGTGGTGGACATAGGTCGAGCAACAATAATGCCACAAATATTTCAGCTGATCCTCTTCTGTCATCATTTGGCCTTAGCTTCCCAACGTTAGATGCTGAGGAAACATCAAAATTGTCTACTCCTGCTCAGAGTGATGTACCAGTGCTAAAAGAGGCAGCTGCTCGACCATGGCGGTCAAG TATTGACTCGTCGCTCACAAGGGAAGAAAGGGAGCAAGCCAGAGTGAGAGCGGCATTTGTGCAAGACCTGCTGCTCTCCACCCTATTCAGAGACCAATAA
- the LOC123068091 gene encoding protein psi1 — translation MGLDYYKILGVDKAASDDDLKKAYRKLAMKWHPDKNPTSKKEAESKFKQISEAYEVLSDSQKRAVYDQYGEEGLKGQVPPPGAGGGAGGPGGATFFSTGADGPTAFRFNPRNAEDIFAEFFGSSSPFGGMGGMGGGMGGMGGGGHGMPSGGIRFSPSMFGGGDHHTFTQTFGGGGGQGYPGMFGSGGGGAPVKAAPIERKLPCSLEELYKGTTKKMKISREIADASGKTIPVEEILTIDVKPGWKKGTKITFPEKGNEQPHTIAADLVFIIDEKPHAVYTRDGNDLVATQKIPLAEALTGYTVHLTTLDGRSLTVPISSVIHPGYEEVVRGEGMPLPKDPSRKGNLRVKFDIKFPARLTADQKSGVKRLLGQ, via the exons ATGGGGCTGGACTACTACAAGATCCTGGGGGTGGACAAGGCGGCGAGCGACGACGACCTCAAGAAGGCCTACCGCAAGCTCGCCATGAAGTGGCACCCCGACAAGAACCCCACCAGCAAGAAGGAGGCCGAGAGCAAGTTCAAGCAGATCTCCGAGGCATACGAG GTGCTGAGCGACTCGCAGAAGCGCGCGGTCTACGACCAGTACGGCGAGGAGGGGCTCAAGGGCCAGGTGCCGCCGccgggggccggcggcggcgcgggcgggccgggGGGCGCCACCTTCTTCTCCACGGGCGCCGACGGGCCCACGGCGTTCCGCTTCAACCCGCGCAACGCCGAGGACATCTTCGCCGAGTTCTTCGGCTCCTCCAGCCCCTTCGGCGGCATGGGGGGCATGGGCGGCGGCATGGGGGGCATGGGGGGAGGAGGCCACGGCATGCCGTCCGGCGGCATCCGGTTCTCGCCGTCCATGTTCGGCGGCGGCGACCACCATACCTTCACCCAGACCTTCGGCGGCGGGGGCGGCCAAGGATACCCCGGGATgttcggcagcggcggcggcggcgcgccggtCAAGGCGGCGCCCATCGAGAGGAAGCTGCCCTGCTCCCTCGAGGAGCTCTACAAGGGGACcaccaagaagatgaagatctCCAGGGAGATCGCCGATGCCAGCGG GAAGACGATTCCGGTGGAGGAGATTCTGACGATCGACGTGAAGCCGGGGTGGAAGAAGGGCACGAAGATCACCTTCCCGGAGAAGGGCAACGAGCAGCCCCACACGATTGCGGCGGACCTCGTCTTCATCATCGACGAGAAGCCGCACGCGGTGTACACCCGGGACGGCAACGACCTGGTGGCGACGCAGAAGATACCGCTGGCGGAAGCCCTGACAGGCTACACGGTGCACCTGACGACGCTGGATGGGCGCAGCCTGACGGTGCCCATCAGCTCGGTGATCCACCCGGGGTACGAGGAGGTGGTGCGCGGCGAGGGCATGCCGCTTCCCAAGGACCCATCCAGGAAGGGCAACCTGCGGGTCAAGTTCGACATCAAGTTCCCCGCCAGGCTCACCGCCGACCAGAAGTCCGGCGTCAAGAGGCTCCTGGGGCAGTAG